A stretch of DNA from Sebastes umbrosus isolate fSebUmb1 chromosome 14, fSebUmb1.pri, whole genome shotgun sequence:
GTACTGCCGAGGATCACAGAGGGTGCTGGTCACCGCTGGGTCTAACCTGTAAACTTTCAAAGATTCTGTTGTTGTCGTTAAACAGGTTAGATCGGcctgatctcacagaaatacgtGAAATGACCACAAACTCTTAACAGCACGTTACTGGTGGTGGCACGAACCCATCAATCTCTATGAGCCTATCCACACCGAATCAGAAACTTTAGTATTTCGCAATGCAGTGATTTTTTCTCTCCACTCTTGGGTGACCATATCAcgacaaaccaaatgtgggacaaagaatATGTTTGCGTGGAACATTGTGGGACATGTTACCAATGCTGAAAGGTAGTCAAGGTAGTAATTTTGTTAGAATTTCTATCTACCTTAaagaataaacatttctattctgcccttTAGctcgtaacatctctatgctttgcttGAATGCATCCATAAATCTCTTTTTGAGACGCACGTTTCTTGTCAGactgacatgaactgtgtcgcttcatgtcgtattgccccctgtgtgtgaaattgaaaaactcTTGAGCATCTCCTTCCACCGGCTTCACTGACTTATTCACGTCTTTGTCGTCGttgcatttccttttttatttgcGGTAGTTTCCATAATATTCCGCCTAAATGtgcatagcttgtgactttgcggtgactcgcAATTTTCTCCATTGGACGTGGCGTAGCAAAGGCGGTGAAAtattaacctgcacttgacccacgtgtgtgcagtttgacagcaaacacagcgccgTGACAAGCCAGATTTTAGAAAAGCGTCTGTTCTGCAGCGGTAGACTGTAGTGGAcgtttgaaaactagagccaatgaaaatgtgggacatcgtctcaatatgtgagacgtgggacaagggataaaaatgttGTGCAGTCCATCGttaagtgggacacctggtctcCGCACTCCACTctagctgtgatgtcatcaactCTAGCTCTGAACATTCCGTCCCATGCACACCCATTATAAACGCAGAAAAGGTTTGAAAACAGCATAAAACATAAGctgcaataataaaaaaaaatgtaaaagatatCAAAAACCTGAATGTCAGTTTAATAGTTCATGGTCTTGTAActcgtttaaagtttaaatggtGTCTGTAGCTGAACGTATGCAGAAGCAGTAGCATTTCAAAGGGGAGTTAGGTTCAAGAGGATTTGAAGATTCTCTCCATTGAGTTGCATTGGAaaaaaattgggaaaaaaaagcttaatattCTAAAAAGTTGAATGTAAGCAGGGatgtccttaaagagctgaacattttgatatttgaatGGTTTCTGTAGCGTAAAGTACTGTATGAAGAAGTAGTTAGAGTCCAAAAAATGTACGGAggaaatagaagaagaagaagaagttgatGAATAAAGATTTGGACAACAATCGTGTGAATGCTGCTGAATCAACAGTCACACAAATAACCTATCTCTCTATGTGtgtatttaacatattgcaacCTTGCAGAAGGTAAATAgcctacctgtgtgtgtgtatttttgtactGCTTTATCAagatgtacagtagtgtgtTAAAGTCAGAtgtgtaatttgttttttttgttggtttaaTTTGAATAATTGCATTGAAAAAGTGAATCTGAGTAGCATAACTTGAACTTGATTTATTAgttttgatttccaataaacttgaaactgaaTGTAATATTGTGAAACTTAATTCTGAATCTGTATTTGATCCTCAATGAAACTTCAACTCTCTGTATGTATACCTCAACAATCAGTTCTCACAAATCAAATTCAGTTCTTGTGAATTCATTTTTGGTTTACTGAGACAGTAAACCGAAAATGTACTTGTTGAGTGCAGATTCACAGAACTCTAGTCTGTGTATGTCTTCTGTAGTTTTTATTGGAGAAAATCCAAAGTTacagaaacaagaaaattaCTCATATTTACGTTTCATACTGCTGGGGGGTCACAGAAGGCTAGTAGCCAGCGGCATGGCTCTAATATGTGTAACGGCTACAACAGAAGTTTGCTGAGCAAAAAGCAAACGTTGAAAGTTTGCTGAGCTGAGCAGCACCGCTTGGTCTAACTTGTAAACTTTTAATGTTTCTGTTGTTGTCCTTAAACAGGTTAGATCAGcctgatctcacagaaatacgtGAAATGACTACGAACTCTTAACAGCACGTTACTGGCGGTGGCAGGAACCcatcaatttatatatatatatatactgtatatatatttatatatatatatatataaatatatatatatatatataaatatatatttatatatatatttatatatataaatataaatatatttatatatatttatatatatatataaatatatatatatatataaatataaatatatatatatataaatatatatttatatatatatttatatatataaatataaatatatttatatatatttatatatatataaatataaatatatatatatatataaatatatatttatatatatttatatatataaatataaatatatttatatatatttatttatatatataaatatatatacacatatatatttatatatatatataaatatatatataaaacaccaactgggctcctcgtccatctcctctctcctcccttcaaTGGTTATAATGGTTATAATGGTTATAATGGTTTTAATGGTTGTAATGGTTATAATGGTTATAATGGTTATAATGGTTATAATGGTTATAATGGTTTTAATGGTTGTAATGGTTATAATGGTTATAATGGTTATAATGGTTATAATGGTTATAATGGTTATAATGGTTATAATGGTTATAATGGTTGTAATGGTTATAATGGTTATAATGGTTATAATGGTTATAATGGTTATAATGGTTATAATGGTTATAATGGTTGTAATGGTTATAATGGTTGTAATGGTTATAATGGTTGTAATGGTTATAATGGTTATAATGGTTATAATGGTTGTAATGGTTATAATGGTTATAATGGTTATAATGGTTATAATGGTTATAATGGTTATAATGGTTATAATGGTTATAATGGTTATAGAGCCTCTGGATCAAACCAGGCTCACGAATTTACGAGACGGAAACAATTCGACGCAACACCGGAACCGGAAATGGTGTgtctgatgtttttgtttttagcctgTGTCAACAGCTGGCCTTGTTAGCAATAGTGAGCAGTGCTCTAAACTAAAGATCACCGCTCTCTACGTTAGTTAATTCAGCAGACAGATGTTGGAGATGTAACGTTAGCTAGATACATTATTTAATATCTTCGTTTTTATGTCTTATAACACAAGAATAGAGGTTAGTTTAGATGAATGTTGGCACACTGTGTGTGAGTCTTGTTCTGAGAGGAGAACAGGTGATGATGTCTGAGGTCAGAGACAACCTGTCCAACCAGGCAGAGGTGGAGACATGCAGAGACCAGGCAGAGGTGGAGACATGCAGAGACCAGGCAGAGGTGAAGACATGCAGAGACCAGGCAGAGGTGGAGACATGCAGAGACCAGGCAGAGGTGAAGACATGCAGAGACCAGGCAGAGGTGAAGACATGCAGAGACCAAGCAGAGGTGAAGACATGCAGAGACCAGGCAGAGGTGAAGACATGCAGTGACCAGGCAGAGGTGAAGACATGCAGAGACCAGGCAGAGGTGAAGACATGCAGTGACCAGGCAGAGGTGGAGACATGCAGTGACCAGGCAGAGGTGAAGACATGCAGAGACCAGGCAGAGGTGAAGACATGCAGAGACCAGGCAGAGGTGAAGACATGCAGAGACCAGGCAGAGGTGGAGACATGCAGTGACCAGGCAGAGGTGGAGACATGCAGTGACCAGGCAGAGGTGAAGACATGCAGAGACCAGGCAGAGGTGAAGACATGCAGTGACCAGGCAGAGGTGGAGACATGCAGAGACCAGGCAGAGGTGGAGACATGCAGAGACCAGGCAGAGGTGAAGACATGCAGTGACCAGGCAGAGGTGGAGACATGCAGTGACCAGGCAGAGGTGAAGACATGCAGAGACCAGGCAGAGGTGAAGACATGCAGAGACCAGGCAGAGGTGAAGACATGCAGAGACCAGGCAGAGGTGGAGACATGCAGAGACCAGGCAGAGGTGAAGACATGCAGAGACCAGGCAGAGGTGAAGACATGCAGAGACCAGGCAGAAGTGGAGACATGCAGAGACCAGTCAGAAGTAGAGACAAGCAGAGACCAGGCAGAGGTGGAGACATGCAGAGACCAGGCAGAGGTGGAGACACGCAGAGACCAGGCAGAGGTGGAGACATGCAGAGACCAGGCAGAGGTGGAGACATGCAGAGACCAGGCAGAGGTGGAGACATGCAGAGACCAGGCAGAGGTGGAGACATGCAGAGACCAGGCAGAGGTGGAGACATGCAGAGACCAGGCAGAGGTGGAGACATGCAGAGACCAGGCAGAGGTGGAGACATGCAGAGACCAGGCAGAGGTGGAGACATGCAGAGACCAGGCAGAGGTAGAGACATGCAGAGACCAGGCAGAGGTGGAGACATGCAGAGACCAGGCAGAGGTAGAGACATGCAGAGACCAGGCAGAGGTAGAGACATGCAGAGACCAGGCAGAGGTGGAGACATGCAGAGACCAGGCAGAGGTGGAGACATGCAGAGACCAGGCAGAGGTGGAGACATGCAGTGAGCAGGCAGAGGTGGAGACATGCAGAGACCAAGCAGAGGTGGAGACATGCAGAGACCACGGTGGATGTGACCCTGTGAAATCTGCCTGTACTGAAGCTTCTAAGCCTGACCTGCAGCGGTAAGACTTTTACTTTCACACTCAATTAACTGACTCTTAATGTGGCACAATGATATGAGATCGATAAGCAAGTGATCTATATATCAACCAACATAtcaccgggtgcgagctgcccagccggcaggagctgtacacccagcggtgcctcaggaagtccctgcTGGTGAGgaggactctcaccagcagactgaggagcagtattttcccccaggccatccgacttttaaatagataattcatacgacaccttctcacacaaaaatatatcttatactgtatatactgtatatgttcttaatgtatatgttcttaatatgcccttgtacaaagtatttccttttataattgtaatataacttattattttaaagggactgtttgtaagaatcaaaaTTGCTTGtaaacagcgacacctgtggccgttaagtcaacgaaagtcagcgtcgggctcgcgcttgtgctcgctccaaatagacatgaacgagcatcgctcaaaacagtgagtcgacacacgtcagctaaaaccacaatatcactctatatttcagctgcttggcagtaatgttagctgaccagacggaggtctctccatgaatcaatgctgatcctagtgttggcttttcctgcttcagcgcaggctgaggcagcggggttCCGcggcgagtaacgttatcgtctccgccCGCAGACGGAGTGAACAGGGGatacaccggcacccggtcggtaacgagatgacaacgtttcttgctgcggagccccgtcacttcacaagacacggaaaacctctgttggtctggaggagctgcagcagttatttctgcacaaacgtccactgtacattcactagatattctcagagctaaactaactcttctgcagtgtggagtgagcgcgggttcacgtctagaggtggagcgagtacacGAGAACGCGCGCagtgtgagtgaaggcgagtaggcagaggagcagagacttcagccacacgcgagcgcgcatgtgtcccgacccggtacatttatacgcttaaaaagttacaaacggtCCCTTTAATGGTgtttcccagcaaaaagcatttctcacgattgtacctgtataaccggcgtgacaataaacatcttgaatcttgaatatctTCCAGTGTTCTACCTGCTGGTCACCCATCCTCAGCAGACGCCAGCCCCACACCTTCTGCTGAGGCCAGTGGCTTGTTGTCATTACCATGGGAGGTGGTAACCCACATTGCCTCTCACCTTCCTGCTCAGTGCGTCATGACTGTGCTGCCAAAGGTTAGTTTTTAAACACTTTTTGATCCCATCACTTCCATAACATGCCTTTGTATCAGTTACAGATACGCTATCATCTGGATTCACATCCTTTTGATGTTGCTCCCTCGTTGTAGCAATCCATTTTTCAACTTCACTCATGAAATTACTGAATTGTTCCTCTTTTGGCCTGTACCAAAACCTTTGGTCAGCatccttttcttcttcaggtAACAGCAACAGTACATCCTCATTTGCATCAATAAACTCCTTTAGCAGTTTTGAGCATTCATACAAATTTTCATCAACAATTTCTGGACTCTCGTCATCTTTCATAAGTCCATTaatcttatttgtttttgatgttaaCTGTGACAGCTTAGATCGCCTTGCATTTATATGCCTGGTCAGTCGTTCTTCCAAACCTCTTCGCCTTTTCGGCTGATTTTCTTGCTAATTTGTGTTCACTGTATTTCTAAATGTGACATCTTTCTCTGTTCCACTGTATACTCCCTTTTTGCTTGACAattaaaacactaaaaaaagCCAGTATAGTTTTCCAGAATCAACATGTATTatttaaaggtgccctgtggagttttactgtaaacatacaaaagttatgtttacattgACTCATATTACTCAACATTGTGTTtatccttgaggtctaacaGATGTGATGATGGGTGTATTTTCTtcatcataaaacatttgcaaagacTTTTTATTAGAAAGTATTTAAAACCTCACATTGTTTACAGTCATGAGCTGCGGTCGAACAGTATTTTTCTCCtgggaaggttcctaacggagtgaaatgacccagaagtatccgagtagcagccatgataagagctgtttgaatcctctgAATGTTAAGCAAAgctgcttcaatgcttcctttattatctcctttagcataggatgcactggagcatcctttaccaaaggaaaggagagaatacCGACCGCAACTTTTAAAGCTACGCACCATTCTGCCATTCATGATAACAAacgatatgcttatcttgcatattattttcatacagtcatatttgggattcatgttgataaatatgagaagacagtgacaaccatttcgtttcacttatttatttatttcgtaCATGTAAcaattacctcagtaaaaaacaaaaaagaataataaataaaatgaacaatgaacatacagcaaactgtcaataatcaacataaataaatattacatgtccgaGGAGTAGGAAGAAATACAGCCTACACAAATGgtcctacaccttctccataactcgaaCAATtgactcaatatttatcatatattccttttttttatttcaattccaaccttggtaatgaagtgatatttttcaccggacGTCCACGTAAGGTTAGATAatcatttattatatgttgatgtaaagtgttccagcagcagaaggacctgcggtatctctctttaacacaccgTGGGTGAAGCAGTTAGGAAAAGACTTCTTCTTCCCTGCCTTTGTTGGCACATTGCTCTATTTCTTGCTGTGTTGAGATCAGTGGAATAGTTTGAAACAATTGGCAGGAATGTGCAACGTGTGGCGCACATGTGTATCCTCATGCATGTGTGTCCTTGCACTAGTGTGTCCACATCGCTACTAGAGGTCAGAAGCTCCACAGGGAACCTTTTAAGGCTTTATCAGACTAGCAGATATTGGAAATTTTCCCACTTCCTTCTCTTTATAGGTCTGTCATGCACTGGGTAATGTGGGTAAGGACAGCACCACTTGGCAGCTCCGGGCACACAGACTAATAGGATCCCGATCTGGCTTTCCAGTGGGGCCGAGGGAGGACTTTGACTGGTCCTCTGCCTGTCTGGAGATGGAGCAGCTGATAACATTCTGGAGAGGCCAAGCGCACCTTGTGGCCAGACAGACccaagaggatgaggaggaaagggAACAAGTGAGGCAGCAGCAAAGGGCAGGGCAGGATGGGGAACCAGTTGCAGAAGGACAGGAAGATGGTAGAGAGGATGAGGTCGAAGGGGTGGGAGTGGAAGCGCAGGAGGTCGCGTATGGTGTTGATGAAGGGATGGAGGTGGCAATGGAAGGTGAGGATGATGAAATGCAGCCCGTCGTAGGTGGGGACCAACTGGCTAGATTGAGAGAGGAGTTGGAAGAGAGACTGGTGGATGATGCAGCAGCACTAATGGAAGAAGAAAGGGACCACAGGATGGCGTGTGATGCCAATGAGGAGCAAGAGGGTTCTCTAAATCACCACGAGAACGTGGCAGACCCCAGGAATCTGGGTAATGGAAGACACGAAGAGATGGAGCAACCACCCCCAGCGCTGGAGTGCGTCACCCTACTTTCAGGCCACATTGCGCAGATCAACTCAGTCCTCCTTGTGGGGGGAGAAGGGGCAGTTTGTGCCACAGGCTCCAGAGACTGGAATGTTAAACTGTGGGATCTACAGGCAGCCTCTGGTGGCACATTGCTGCACACATTGGGAGGGCGGGGCGACTTCAGCACTCATCGGGGCTGGGCCTGGTGCCTGGCATCTCAGGGACCTCTGCTGGCCTCGGGGGGCTTCGACAGCACAGTGAGGCTGTGGGACCTACAGGCAGGTGGTGCAGAGAGGGGCCTGATCAGGACTGGGGCCGCTGTCCTCTGCTTGTCCTGTCAGACGGATGTATTGCTGGCTGGTACATTTAACAAGAGGGTCAGCATGTACGACACCAGAGGTGAGGGGGGTTTAGCATATAAAGTACATTTCAATTAAGTGGCTGAGTTTGCATAAAGTGCAAATAAAGGTCACTAGTTTTAACAATGGGATGCTAGAGCAGTGACACATAACTCTTAAATCAATAGTCTTACACActtccaaaatgtatttttgataGCAGATAAATCCCTTTCTGTTCTTCTTGACATCATTTTGTCTACAGCTGCTGAACCCCTGGTGAAGAGCCTCCGTCTCCATGGTAGCGCTGTAATGTGCCTAGCTGAAGATGACAAGTACATCATCTCTGGGAGTAAAGACTTCACTGTGGCGGTCTATGACCGTAGGGCAGGCAAGGTCTTGAAGAAACTAAAGGTAGACGcaaacactcagacacacaggtcgtttttttaagtttgtgtGCATATATGCTGACCTGTATACCATCCTAGACTAACTCCAACCAACCCCTCCATTTCTAGCTGAGCTCTTACCTGTATTCCATGAGCTACAGCGGCTGTGAAGTATGGGCAGGAGACAACAGCGGCATGCTCCACTCGTTTTCCATGCAGGCGGGGACCTTAAAACCGCTGTCCCAGTTTGATGTGGGACACACAGCTCTGGTCACTGGCATCCACAGGTCCACTGGAAGCCTCTACACCTGTTCATCTGATCGCACTGTGAAGGTAGGATGAGGCACATTCCTTGTTACTTTGCCCGTTTAACTAAGAGTCTAGGGGGCTGATCACACTGAGACGCGTCACCTGCAAAACCATTGTTTTCTTCTGGTACAGCGCACCATAGCTGTGCACTCCTCTCTTGTGCCGTgcataaaagttaaaatattctcAACTTTTCAGTCACCTGGTGTGGAGTTGCACGTCAGTATCCCACTTGGCCCAGGCAGCCATTCAAAATGCAAGAGGCGGGCTTTAATACTTAACcacttccttcctgttttgATGCCGGTGTTGTGTTAAATATTGTTTGGGGGGAGGGGGTATCATTTTAACAGGAGAGAACCACTATTCAACGGGGTAACAGACGTCGACATAACACCTGTAGATGTGGCAgggctagctagttagctgttggACTGTGAGAGGGAATTCATATCGCATGCCGTGATAGTTTCATGTAGGCTACTGCTGTTGAGAGAGATGGTGCCTTcgaatgaaactcgtgagctcgtatTTACagcatgggaagtcgtgtacacgatatgcttggcgttcaagtcgtgagaacaccgctgctaagcaacggcaataataacgttactgtcggcgtctagaagacacagaggataacaatttagcaagctagcaagcgggtaacataatgcaggaaatgcaaagacataacagaggagaaagatgaggtcgttgggaatatcaacattttactcagacatattaaaaaatataaaaacaatgtacgactaaaattacaatatattaacttattatgcaacgaaaaaaatgaacttccatgtcctccgccatttctgacaacgtcaacaaacacgtcacaagtcgtgaacttggagctttcagaaactttccacttccgaggtcgtgaatacgacaagagggaggcgttcatatggactcttctcttAAACAACaccacatttgaaggcaccaagagAGAGACCACATTTTTCCGTTAATCACATTTGATGGCCCCGGTTGCGCACGCAGCCCCGCTCCACAGGCGCACCACGCTGCTTTACCAGACGCGCTTTGCCGCGGTGTTTTTGAAGCGTTCACGCTCGTCTCGGTGTGATCAGCCCCCCTGCTTTTCTCaattgatcaaatgctgcactttaatgtcttttgattgtttttattatcatttcaatgtttttcttttaacttatacttttatattcttttattagttttttatcttatgcactttgtgctcttttatcttgcttttatatatatataaagcactttgaattgcctttgtgtatgaaatgtgctatataaataaacttgccttgccttgaaGTTATAATTTCTTGTTTGTATTGCAGGTACATATCCCCTGTGCTCCTCCGAGGACATTATGTACA
This window harbors:
- the fbxw9 gene encoding uncharacterized protein fbxw9 isoform X1; this encodes MNVGTLCVSLVLRGEQVMMSEVRDNLSNQAEVETCRDQAEVETCRDQAEVKTCRDQAEVETCRDQAEVKTCRDQAEVKTCRDQAEVKTCRDQAEVKTCSDQAEVKTCRDQAEVKTCSDQAEVETCSDQAEVKTCRDQAEVKTCRDQAEVKTCRDQAEVETCSDQAEVETCSDQAEVKTCRDQAEVKTCSDQAEVETCRDQAEVETCRDQAEVKTCSDQAEVETCSDQAEVKTCRDQAEVKTCRDQAEVKTCRDQAEVETCRDQAEVKTCRDQAEVKTCRDQAEVETCRDQSEVETSRDQAEVETCRDQAEVETRRDQAEVETCRDQAEVETCRDQAEVETCRDQAEVETCRDQAEVETCRDQAEVETCRDQAEVETCRDQAEVETCRDQAEVETCRDQAEVETCRDQAEVETCRDQAEVETCRDQAEVETCRDQAEVETCRDQAEVETCSEQAEVETCRDQAEVETCRDHGGCDPVKSACTEASKPDLQRVLPAGHPSSADASPTPSAEASGLLSLPWEVVTHIASHLPAQCVMTVLPKVCHALGNVGKDSTTWQLRAHRLIGSRSGFPVGPREDFDWSSACLEMEQLITFWRGQAHLVARQTQEDEEEREQVRQQQRAGQDGEPVAEGQEDGREDEVEGVGVEAQEVAYGVDEGMEVAMEGEDDEMQPVVGGDQLARLREELEERLVDDAAALMEEERDHRMACDANEEQEGSLNHHENVADPRNLGNGRHEEMEQPPPALECVTLLSGHIAQINSVLLVGGEGAVCATGSRDWNVKLWDLQAASGGTLLHTLGGRGDFSTHRGWAWCLASQGPLLASGGFDSTVRLWDLQAGGAERGLIRTGAAVLCLSCQTDVLLAGTFNKRVSMYDTRAAEPLVKSLRLHGSAVMCLAEDDKYIISGSKDFTVAVYDRRAGKVLKKLKLSSYLYSMSYSGCEVWAGDNSGMLHSFSMQAGTLKPLSQFDVGHTALVTGIHRSTGSLYTCSSDRTVKVHIPCAPPRTLCTMRHQSGVSGLSVEAGVFAVVAGDVSVSVEVWRPRK
- the fbxw9 gene encoding uncharacterized protein fbxw9 isoform X2; protein product: MNVGTLCVSLVLRGEQVMMSEVRDNLSNQAEVETCRDQAEVETCRDQAEVKTCRDQAEVETCRDQAEVKTCRDQAEVKTCRDQAEVKTCRDQAEVKTCSDQAEVKTCRDQAEVKTCSDQAEVETCSDQAEVKTCRDQAEVKTCRDQAEVKTCRDQAEVETCSDQAEVETCSDQAEVKTCRDQAEVKTCSDQAEVETCRDQAEVETCRDQAEVKTCSDQAEVETCSDQAEVKTCRDQAEVKTCRDQAEVKTCRDQAEVETCRDQAEVKTCRDQAEVKTCRDQAEVETCRDQAEVETRRDQAEVETCRDQAEVETCRDQAEVETCRDQAEVETCRDQAEVETCRDQAEVETCRDQAEVETCRDQAEVETCRDQAEVETCRDQAEVETCRDQAEVETCRDQAEVETCRDQAEVETCRDQAEVETCRDQAEVETCSEQAEVETCRDQAEVETCRDHGGCDPVKSACTEASKPDLQRVLPAGHPSSADASPTPSAEASGLLSLPWEVVTHIASHLPAQCVMTVLPKVCHALGNVGKDSTTWQLRAHRLIGSRSGFPVGPREDFDWSSACLEMEQLITFWRGQAHLVARQTQEDEEEREQVRQQQRAGQDGEPVAEGQEDGREDEVEGVGVEAQEVAYGVDEGMEVAMEGEDDEMQPVVGGDQLARLREELEERLVDDAAALMEEERDHRMACDANEEQEGSLNHHENVADPRNLGNGRHEEMEQPPPALECVTLLSGHIAQINSVLLVGGEGAVCATGSRDWNVKLWDLQAASGGTLLHTLGGRGDFSTHRGWAWCLASQGPLLASGGFDSTVRLWDLQAGGAERGLIRTGAAVLCLSCQTDVLLAGTFNKRVSMYDTRAAEPLVKSLRLHGSAVMCLAEDDKYIISGSKDFTVAVYDRRAGKVLKKLKLSSYLYSMSYSGCEVWAGDNSGMLHSFSMQAGTLKPLSQFDVGHTALVTGIHRSTGSLYTCSSDRTVKVHIPCAPPRTLCTMRHQSGVSGLSVEAGVFAVVAGDVSVSVEVWRPRK
- the fbxw9 gene encoding uncharacterized protein fbxw9 isoform X3, with protein sequence MNVGTLCVSLVLRGEQVMMSEVRDNLSNQAEVETCRDQAEVETCRDQAEVKTCRDQAEVETCRDQAEVKTCRDQAEVKTCRDQAEVKTCRDQAEVKTCSDQAEVKTCRDQAEVKTCSDQAEVETCSDQAEVKTCRDQAEVKTCRDQAEVKTCRDQAEVETCSDQAEVETCSDQAEVKTCRDQAEVKTCSDQAEVETCRDQAEVETCRDQAEVKTCSDQAEVETCSDQAEVKTCRDQAEVKTCRDQAEVKTCRDQAEVETCRDQAEVKTCRDQAEVETCRDQAEVETRRDQAEVETCRDQAEVETCRDQAEVETCRDQAEVETCRDQAEVETCRDQAEVETCRDQAEVETCRDQAEVETCRDQAEVETCRDQAEVETCRDQAEVETCRDQAEVETCRDQAEVETCRDQAEVETCRDQAEVETCSEQAEVETCRDQAEVETCRDHGGCDPVKSACTEASKPDLQRVLPAGHPSSADASPTPSAEASGLLSLPWEVVTHIASHLPAQCVMTVLPKVCHALGNVGKDSTTWQLRAHRLIGSRSGFPVGPREDFDWSSACLEMEQLITFWRGQAHLVARQTQEDEEEREQVRQQQRAGQDGEPVAEGQEDGREDEVEGVGVEAQEVAYGVDEGMEVAMEGEDDEMQPVVGGDQLARLREELEERLVDDAAALMEEERDHRMACDANEEQEGSLNHHENVADPRNLGNGRHEEMEQPPPALECVTLLSGHIAQINSVLLVGGEGAVCATGSRDWNVKLWDLQAASGGTLLHTLGGRGDFSTHRGWAWCLASQGPLLASGGFDSTVRLWDLQAGGAERGLIRTGAAVLCLSCQTDVLLAGTFNKRVSMYDTRAAEPLVKSLRLHGSAVMCLAEDDKYIISGSKDFTVAVYDRRAGKVLKKLKLSSYLYSMSYSGCEVWAGDNSGMLHSFSMQAGTLKPLSQFDVGHTALVTGIHRSTGSLYTCSSDRTVKVHIPCAPPRTLCTMRHQSGVSGLSVEAGVFAVVAGDVSVSVEVWRPRK
- the fbxw9 gene encoding uncharacterized protein fbxw9 isoform X4, yielding MNVGTLCVSLVLRGEQVMMSEVRDNLSNQAEVETCRDQAEVETCRDQAEVKTCRDQAEVETCRDQAEVKTCRDQAEVKTCRDQAEVKTCRDQAEVKTCSDQAEVKTCRDQAEVKTCSDQAEVETCSDQAEVKTCRDQAEVKTCRDQAEVKTCRDQAEVETCSDQAEVETCSDQAEVKTCRDQAEVKTCSDQAEVETCRDQAEVETCRDQAEVKTCSDQAEVETCSDQAEVKTCRDQAEVKTCRDQAEVKTCRDQAEVETCRDQAEVKTCRDQAEVETCRDQAEVETCRDQAEVETCRDQAEVETCRDQAEVETCRDQAEVETCRDQAEVETCRDQAEVETCRDQAEVETCRDQAEVETCRDQAEVETCRDQAEVETCRDQAEVETCRDQAEVETCRDQAEVETCSEQAEVETCRDQAEVETCRDHGGCDPVKSACTEASKPDLQRVLPAGHPSSADASPTPSAEASGLLSLPWEVVTHIASHLPAQCVMTVLPKVCHALGNVGKDSTTWQLRAHRLIGSRSGFPVGPREDFDWSSACLEMEQLITFWRGQAHLVARQTQEDEEEREQVRQQQRAGQDGEPVAEGQEDGREDEVEGVGVEAQEVAYGVDEGMEVAMEGEDDEMQPVVGGDQLARLREELEERLVDDAAALMEEERDHRMACDANEEQEGSLNHHENVADPRNLGNGRHEEMEQPPPALECVTLLSGHIAQINSVLLVGGEGAVCATGSRDWNVKLWDLQAASGGTLLHTLGGRGDFSTHRGWAWCLASQGPLLASGGFDSTVRLWDLQAGGAERGLIRTGAAVLCLSCQTDVLLAGTFNKRVSMYDTRAAEPLVKSLRLHGSAVMCLAEDDKYIISGSKDFTVAVYDRRAGKVLKKLKLSSYLYSMSYSGCEVWAGDNSGMLHSFSMQAGTLKPLSQFDVGHTALVTGIHRSTGSLYTCSSDRTVKVHIPCAPPRTLCTMRHQSGVSGLSVEAGVFAVVAGDVSVSVEVWRPRK